A part of Paenibacillus sp. IHBB 10380 genomic DNA contains:
- a CDS encoding MBL fold metallo-hydrolase — translation MPEMITWDYGINQVKISMSYPLRWVNSYVLQDSSGGVAIIDPGPRNSITEKEWEKALEYLGYTLHDVSEVFVTHHHPDHYGLAGWFQSQSDCLVYMSQRAYDESLMMWGEDSVINTELMLWLRQHGLPEKWTGQMEQHLLDFLPQVSPAPDITIVKGESHLELGGLSWLVIETGGHAPGHLSLYNRDFGLMMCGDAVLPQISPNVSLIPGSDPEPLNTFMNSLLKFNNVEVKQAFPGHRNPFSTFHKRIEDLLAHHEQRLLEIEKLLIQSPQSGYEICATLFGNRLSLHQMRFAMCEALAHLQELVRRDKAQSSSTLNGGIIFTATNKPLGSL, via the coding sequence ATGCCAGAAATGATTACTTGGGATTATGGGATCAACCAAGTTAAAATATCGATGTCCTATCCGTTAAGATGGGTGAACAGTTATGTATTACAAGATTCATCCGGTGGTGTAGCCATTATCGATCCGGGACCACGCAATAGCATAACAGAAAAAGAGTGGGAGAAAGCACTCGAGTACTTAGGTTATACGCTTCATGATGTAAGTGAAGTTTTTGTTACTCACCATCATCCAGATCACTACGGACTGGCTGGTTGGTTTCAATCCCAAAGCGACTGCTTGGTATACATGTCTCAAAGAGCCTATGATGAGTCTCTTATGATGTGGGGAGAGGACTCCGTTATCAATACAGAATTAATGTTATGGTTGCGACAGCATGGATTGCCCGAGAAATGGACAGGTCAGATGGAACAACATTTACTTGATTTCTTACCTCAGGTTTCACCTGCACCTGATATTACAATAGTAAAAGGTGAAAGTCACCTTGAATTGGGTGGTCTATCTTGGTTAGTTATAGAGACTGGAGGACATGCACCGGGACATCTATCTTTATACAATCGTGACTTCGGTCTTATGATGTGTGGTGATGCTGTTCTACCCCAGATTTCACCAAATGTCAGTTTGATTCCCGGTAGTGATCCTGAACCGTTGAATACCTTTATGAATAGTTTGTTGAAATTTAACAACGTTGAGGTGAAACAAGCTTTTCCAGGACATAGGAATCCATTCTCTACTTTCCATAAACGAATAGAGGATCTGCTAGCACATCATGAACAACGCTTATTAGAGATTGAGAAGCTTCTAATTCAATCTCCGCAAAGTGGGTATGAGATTTGCGCTACTCTATTTGGTAATAGATTATCTCTTCACCAAATGAGGTTTGCCATGTGTGAAGCTCTCGCTCATTTACAGGAATTGGTGCGTCGAGATAAAGCACAATCTTCATCTACTTTGAACGGTGGCATCATCTTTACCGCAACTAATAAACCTCTAGGTTCACTTTGA
- a CDS encoding TerC family protein — MDFGLLLEYGWVLIVLVGLEGLLAADNALVLAIMVKHLPDNERKRALFYGLAGAFVFRFGSLFVISYLVDIWQVQAIGALYLLFIAANHILRKFVFKKSKTEEIHGSSAQPKKKSGFWMTVFKVEVADIAFAVDSILAAVALAVALPKSGLPRIGGLDGGQFLVVFAGGLIGLIIMRFAASYFVKLLHSRPGLEVAAFFIVGWVGVKLAVITLAHPSLGVLSESFAHSTIWKVSFYVVLVLIAVLGWFLSSKNEEHSEENSVHEMNKQLEH; from the coding sequence TTGGATTTTGGATTATTATTGGAGTATGGATGGGTACTTATTGTACTTGTTGGATTAGAGGGGTTACTCGCAGCAGATAATGCGTTAGTGTTAGCGATTATGGTGAAGCACCTTCCGGATAATGAACGGAAAAGGGCACTTTTTTACGGGTTAGCAGGCGCATTTGTTTTCCGCTTCGGTTCATTATTTGTTATTTCATACTTAGTAGACATTTGGCAGGTACAGGCTATTGGTGCCCTTTATCTCTTGTTTATCGCAGCAAATCATATTCTCAGAAAATTTGTTTTCAAAAAATCAAAAACAGAAGAAATTCATGGCAGTTCAGCTCAACCCAAAAAGAAATCTGGCTTCTGGATGACGGTATTTAAAGTCGAAGTCGCTGATATCGCTTTTGCAGTAGACTCCATTCTAGCCGCAGTAGCATTGGCAGTAGCATTACCAAAAAGTGGGCTTCCGCGAATTGGAGGATTGGATGGCGGACAGTTCCTAGTCGTCTTTGCCGGAGGATTAATTGGATTGATCATTATGCGTTTCGCAGCATCATACTTCGTGAAATTGTTACATTCACGTCCTGGTCTAGAAGTTGCAGCCTTCTTCATCGTAGGTTGGGTTGGCGTCAAGCTTGCTGTAATCACACTTGCTCACCCATCCCTTGGCGTGCTTTCTGAATCTTTTGCACATAGCACTATTTGGAAAGTTAGCTTTTATGTCGTTCTAGTCTTGATCGCTGTCTTAGGCTGGTTCCTAAGCAGCAAGAATGAAGAACATAGTGAAGAGAATTCTGTGCATGAAATGAATAAACAATTAGAACATTAA